Part of the Candidatus Margulisiibacteriota bacterium genome is shown below.
CCGAAAAGAGTTTTGATTGTAGGTGGTGGTGATGGCGGAGCCTTGAAAGAGGTTCTTAAATACGATTCGGTAGAAGAAGTGGTTTTATGCGAGATCGATGCGGAAGTTATTGTTTCCAGCCAGAAATATTTCCCCGAGTTCAGAAAAGCATTTGTAGACAAACGCACTCAAATTGTTATTCAGGACGCAGCTGAATATGTGAAGCAGCAGAAAAATAATTTTGATGTTATCTGTGTGGACTCTTCGGATCCGGTAGGACCTGCTGAGGTTTTGTTCCGAAAAGAGTTTTATTCAGCTATGTATAAAGCCCTGACAGTGGACGGAATAGTTACATCGCAATCTGAATCCATGTATTATCACAGGGACTTCATTTCCAGTCTTTTTAAACAAAATCGTGAAATTTATAAAGTGGTGGATTACTACTATACAATTATACCCACTTATCCCAGCGGTACCATCGGCTTTTCTTTCTGTTCAAAAAAGTACAAACCTCAGGACAATCTGGATGAGAAAAGAATAAAAAAACTCAAAAAAATGCAATATTATAATCAGGATATTCACAAAGCTTCTTTTATGCACCCTGAATTTTTCAGGAAACTCCTGTTTTAGCTTTCAGAGTTCAGTTAATTACCTGGTTATATATATCGTAATATCCCTGAGCTGCTTTTTCCCAGGTGAAATCTTCTTTGGATTTATAGGCATTCCAATAAAGATTGAATAAATCCCAGGCTCCGTTTTTAAATAGGTTTATCATTTTTTCCAGTTTATTTCTGTAGGCGGATAAATAGTTATCATCAGCTTCGGTTTTATCAAATAAAAGACCGTTTATGCCGGGATTTATAGTGTCAACAAGACCACCGGTCTTATGTGCCAGCACAGGCGTACCGCTGGCGAAAGAGTTTACAGCCTGAATACCAAACGGTTCATGTGTGGGTGAAGGAAACAGGAAAAGGTCGCTAGCCTGGAAAATTTTGACTGCGATCGTATCAGAATAATCTACAATGGCAATTTTATCAGGGTATTTTTCCAGTAAACTGTTACGAATAATAACATCGTCCCGATCGTCTGAATTACAGGTCATGACCAATACAATATCATCTGTGAATTTATTATCCAAAAAGAACTGGTCAATAACTTTTAAAGTTTCCAGGTAACCTTTTTGCGGATCCCAGCGATGGATAAAGCTAAGCAGCATCCTTTCCGGATTTGTTAAGCTAAGCTCCTGAAATAATTTGGTTTTCTGATCTTTTTTTATGGCGGAAATATTTTCGCTCGTAACGACCTTATCTTGAGGCAATACAGTCTGTAAATCATACATTTCATCATAACCATTTAAAACCACGTCGAATTGTTTTACAGTTTTCGGTATAGACTTGAAGCGACTTAACTCCTGACTGAAGCCCCTGGAGACAGTAGCAAGTGTGTTAAATTCTTGGAATGCAGTATCCAGAGGGTTTTGACGATTCAAGGGAAGGCTTGAACTTCGTATACCGAAGAAATCAGAATAATCATTAATATCCGGGTTAAAAATATTGTGCAGGGTAAAAATTGTTCTAAAATCCCGATCTTTATAATCTATTAAATGTTGAATTATCGGATAAAATGCCGTATGCCATTCATTAAAATGCAAAATCTGATTTTCGCCGGCTGATACTAATAAATAGGAGGTCATTAACCAGTTAAATAACATAACATCATTAATGAAGCCGTCAGACAGAGCAGTATATCTGCCAAGCCTGCATTGATAATTCGACGATATTAAATCATTACTTACAGATAAATCTGCCAGGAAATTTTTTTTCATAGCGGAATACTTATTAACGTTTGAACTATATTGGTTTCTGACGGGTAAATCAGAGTTGTATTGCATCTGACTGGTTGTACCCAGAAAAGTGTGCCTGACCCCATTGTGTGTCATTAATGACAAGACCTGGGGAATTTCCTTCTTATATTTAGATTCATGCCAATAAAAGTTATTACTGAGCATGCGAAGAACTTTTGAAGTTGCATCCGCTAAAGGTTGCAGATCATAGTTTTTTTGAATATATGGTGTAAGAGGAGCAATTACCTCAACAGTAGTCGGCGTAAATCGTTGCAAGGCGGCAGATATTTGGCCCGCAAAAGCGCCCAAACCACCGGTTTTATCAAGTCCGGACTCAAATGTGATAAGCCTTACATCTAATTTTTTTTCGGCGATAATTTTTCTCATCTTAAATTCTCCTTATTAATATGATTAAAATACGACAATATATCGACGCGATTGTTTGAAATTCCCAACATAATTGATTACTGCGGAGGGAGATATCTTTAAAGGATCTTTTGTGCTTTTTCCCGCAGGTATTTCTGCAGATCGAAAACTTTTAAATAAATTATTTTATCGAGATTATCATAAATAAAATTAATTGTTTTATGCAGCATATCCATATCGATATTTAATTCCCTCAGATTTTTTTCAACGTTGGAAAAACTTGTAAATTTAAACAATTCTCCGTCCCAATACCAGGGAAGCTCAATATCCAACTTATTGTTTGCGTCCAGCACAAAATCACGCAAGCTGAAAAACCAGCTTCTTTCATCTGTAACCGTCTTTTTATCAAGGATAGTTCTTTGAAACAGCTCTTTTAAAATCCCACCATACGAATCGGGCATTATTTCAATATTCTGTAATAATTCTTCTGTAGTGAAATCCAGTTTCATTGCTGCCAGAGTAACATAGCCAAACAAACCACTAAGCGCTGCAGATATATCAGGGCCGGTAGCTCCGATTCTTTTCAGTGTTTTTTGAGTATAAATGTCGGTTTTTTCAGCGCCGGGAACAATGAACCTGTGCTGCATGTACCTTCCAAAGATTGCTGAATATTGGTCCATTATTCCGTTAAAATATTTAGCTGTCAGGAATTTTTTTTGACCCTGGTTCAAATTAAATATATCCGCGGTTTGTTGTATTTTTTTTAAATAATAGGCATAAAGTTCCTTATCTTTTCCCAGGCGCTGGTATTCATCAATCTTGGAAAAAGAAGAACTGAGGTCAATATGTTTGATGGAAATCTGCGGAGTTGTTTGAAAATAATTGATGGTGATAATCTCGTTTTGTTCTCCGTAATCGGCTTTGGCCAAAAGATCGGCCTGTAATGCTACTTTTCCTATTTCATAAGCAAAGTCCTGCAGAAGTTCTGTTGTTGAATAATATGAAAGCAGATTTTGCAAATTGGCAGGTTTGGAAAGATCAAACCCGTCAAAAAAAGGTCGAATAAAAAAACTGTAATTTTCATGGCCAATCTTTTCCATAGTAATTTCATTATCGATATTAAAAAAATTCAATAAGTTTGTACCTTCAATCTCATTCTGGCGCATCTGCATATTTTCAATTATTTGTTTCGCGAAACAGGTATGAATATGATACTTTTGGGAAATAGTATCTCTGGCCAGAAAGGAAATTACATAAACCGCTCGTTCAAAAACCTCTCCCCTGTACCTGATTTGCTTTAATATAAACAGAGATTTAAATTCTTTATATTTTTTTTCCAGACAGTTGAAAAGCGCCTGAACGTCCGGTTCATGCACAGAAGGTGTGCCCAGTTGCAACAGGAAATGATCGCTCCAGTTAAAAAACTTCAAAGCCTGTTGTCTGCCTGTTATATCCCGCACTTCAGAAAGACAATGCAGCGCTCTCCAGTATTTGACCAGTTGTTCTCCCTTTTTACCGGGGATCATTTTGTAGATTACTTTTACAGGGTCATCGCGTTTTGTTTCCAGGATTTTGCCTATTCCGCTTCGGCAGTGGAAAGTATCATGCAGCATTAAATAATCTATCATTTGATCAATCAGCTTATCTTTTGGTCTGGCCAGAGTTTTGATAATATAGCTTCTGACCAGGTTGGAGGGATGTTCTATAAACGGAAAAATGCAGGAGAAATTTTTATCAAGGCTCCAATAAGCCAGTACGCTGGTCATGGCTACGATAATCTCGGGAAAGTGTAGTAATGGTTGGAAATTTTGCTTGTCATCACCGGCCAGTATTCCTTTTATCAATTCAAACACTTTGGAGGAATCCGGAATATTTTCAAAAAACCTGTTTTTAAAACTGTTAATAATAATTATTGTTAATCTGTAACGCGCCACATCTTCAGCAGATAATTCGGATAAAGAAATAGCGTTATTAAAATATCTGGTCTCGATAGATTCCTTCAATTGCAGCGTAAGATCATTCAGAAAAGCCGGTTCACGTTCAACTTTACTGGTTAAGCCGTTTAATATTGCAGTAGCTACCTCTCTGTCTTCAGGATAAAAGGATAATGCCGTAATTATTTTTTCGAACAGACCGTCTTTTTCATGTAAACAATAGCTATGAATAGCGTTTATGGTGTTAGTTTTATTATCCAGCGGCGTTTCTTGTTGCGCGAACAATTTTTTTTCTGTAGCTATCCGATTTTTTCTGCTTTCCACAGCCTGGTCCAGCAGGGAATAAAACAACTTGGACTTCTCAACGTCTATTTGCCGGTTGGAGCGGTTCTTATAAAATCTCTGCAACATTTTTCTAAAGGAAGTAGACCTCATATACGGATAAATTTCCGATAAAAACCCGTGAATTTTTTCAGCCAGGATTTTATCATCAGGATTTGCTTTGAAAAGATAGCGCATAAAAATTTTGGTCATGGAAGATTCCAGCGCGGCTAATTGTTCCTGCTTGTAGCTTTCGTGGATAATTTTACTGATTACGGCCTTTTGTTCGGGACCTTCCAGCGTGAAGTAATATTCCAGCAGCCGTATAATAAAATTCCCGTCAGTTTCCAGTAAGAGGTTGCGCAGATTTGTAATCCTGTCCGTGTTCAGCAATTCTTTGGTTGTTTCTAATAGTGTTTCCTGAAATGATTTTGAATA
Proteins encoded:
- the speE gene encoding polyamine aminopropyltransferase, with the translated sequence MKNFLWFTENFEIDKGRLLQVAVKKVLEQRKSEFQQIEVFETVAFGRMLVLDGIIMVTQHDNFAYHEMLVHVPMNVHPCPKRVLIVGGGDGGALKEVLKYDSVEEVVLCEIDAEVIVSSQKYFPEFRKAFVDKRTQIVIQDAAEYVKQQKNNFDVICVDSSDPVGPAEVLFRKEFYSAMYKALTVDGIVTSQSESMYYHRDFISSLFKQNREIYKVVDYYYTIIPTYPSGTIGFSFCSKKYKPQDNLDEKRIKKLKKMQYYNQDIHKASFMHPEFFRKLLF
- a CDS encoding glycosyltransferase, producing the protein MRKIIAEKKLDVRLITFESGLDKTGGLGAFAGQISAALQRFTPTTVEVIAPLTPYIQKNYDLQPLADATSKVLRMLSNNFYWHESKYKKEIPQVLSLMTHNGVRHTFLGTTSQMQYNSDLPVRNQYSSNVNKYSAMKKNFLADLSVSNDLISSNYQCRLGRYTALSDGFINDVMLFNWLMTSYLLVSAGENQILHFNEWHTAFYPIIQHLIDYKDRDFRTIFTLHNIFNPDINDYSDFFGIRSSSLPLNRQNPLDTAFQEFNTLATVSRGFSQELSRFKSIPKTVKQFDVVLNGYDEMYDLQTVLPQDKVVTSENISAIKKDQKTKLFQELSLTNPERMLLSFIHRWDPQKGYLETLKVIDQFFLDNKFTDDIVLVMTCNSDDRDDVIIRNSLLEKYPDKIAIVDYSDTIAVKIFQASDLFLFPSPTHEPFGIQAVNSFASGTPVLAHKTGGLVDTINPGINGLLFDKTEADDNYLSAYRNKLEKMINLFKNGAWDLFNLYWNAYKSKEDFTWEKAAQGYYDIYNQVIN